A section of the Castanea sativa cultivar Marrone di Chiusa Pesio chromosome 12, ASM4071231v1 genome encodes:
- the LOC142620291 gene encoding F-box protein At5g07610-like: protein MKRRKLNNKERNHGVFTSFDDLSDDLKIEILCKFPAKLLAKLTCVCKSWQFLIINFCFPKMASKLAYTGHVSCVRRCINFKDVLIDEKLIAWWKTIERTLNKRDLLDSCNGLVLGFYTTALYPQSQSSSQRLCRYYVLNILTQQFDTITKQPHPRTSRFKYAALAYDPSKSCHYKIVYFQGFSALNIYNSRTGVWISLKYQHQLEHHVRKANWEKRSVYFDGALYRLSMSGHLIKFIVDQEITASARVKVESIDLPEVAKKSPLACIGANQGAMHFSYSDKSNLRIWMLRHNCIRTDNNYVWCLKYTIPSQAILSQMIPSIYFKPMAFHPYDDTIILSLRVDNWFCKIEEYYFGDIQENKLKLSDPHTHYGSACKVVFPYLQCEVPFPIGTVSTHSSFIFSSTLYFDCL from the coding sequence ATGAAACGTAGGAAGCTTAACAACAAGGAGAGAAACCATGGTGTTTTTACAAGCTTCGACGATTTGAGTGATGATTTGAAGATTGAAATTCTTTGTAAGTTTCCTGCAAAGCTTCTTGCAAAACTCACGTGTGTTTGTAAGTCATGGCAGTTTTTGATCATCAACTTTTGCTTTCCAAAGATGGCATCAAAGCTTGCATATACTGGACATGTTTCATGTGTAAGAAGATGCATTAATTTTAAGGATGTTCTTATTGATGAAAAGTTAATTGCTTGGTGGAAAACAATTGAACGGACACTTAACAAACGAGATTTGCTTGATTCATGCAATGGTTTGGTTCTAGGTTTTTACACAACCGCGCTGTATCCTCAATCACAAAGTTCAAGTCAAAGGTTATGTCGTTATTATGTCCTCAACATCTTAACCCAGCAATTTGATACTATCACTAAGCAGCCTCATCCAAGAACAAGTCGTTTTAAGTATGCAGCATTGGCTTATGACCCTTCTAAATCTTGTCActataaaattgtttattttcaaGGTTTTAGTGCActcaatatttataattcaaggACTGGGGTTTGGATTAGCTTGAAATATCAACATCAACTCGAACATCATGTTCGTAAGGCTAACTGGGAAAAACGATCTGTTTATTTCGATGGTGCATTATATAGGTTATCTATGTCGGGTCATCTGATTAAGTTTATTGTTGATCAAGAAATCACTGCAAGTGCAAGAGTTAAGGTCGAGTCTATTGACCTACCTGAAGTTGCCAAAAAGTCTCCGCTTGCATGTATTGGAGCAAACCAGGGTGCGATGCATTTTTCCTATTCGGACAAATCAAATCTGCGTATTTGGATGCTTCGACACAATTGTATTAGGACTGACAATAATTATGTATGGTGTTTGAAATACACAATCCCCTCCCAAGCAATCCTCTCCCAGATGATCCCCTCAATATATTTCAAACCAATGGCTTTTCATCCGTATGATGATACTATTATTCTCAGTCTTAGGGTTGATAATTGGTTTTGCAAAATCGAAGAGTACTATTTTGGTGACATACAGGAGAACAAATTGAAATTGTCTGATCCTCATACACATTATGGATCAGCTTGTAAAGTTGTCTTTCCTTATCTACAATGTGAAGTTCCTTTCCCTATTGGAACTGTAAGTACCCATTcatcttttatattttcatcAACTCTATATTTTGACTGTCTTTAG
- the LOC142618815 gene encoding uncharacterized protein LOC142618815, giving the protein MSIISSVFILLLFLSMHEYCNARGLGVVDKASSLQFIVSEKVEEKVKHNMETIQGGTDGNKIDDKSRGGATTQIPGCENSKSSCHMGLLRETRINKGSRRRALSIVGSKVKEDNVFNGNKVQDVEVTDYEPPHQTPPIHN; this is encoded by the exons ATGTCTATCATATCTTCTGTTTTTATCCTCCTCTTGTTCCTTTCCATGCATGAATATTGCAATGCTCGCGGCCTTGGAGTAGTTGATAAAGCTTCCAGCTTACAATTCATTGTTTCTGAAAAG GTAGAAGAGAAGGTTAAGCATAACATGGAAACAATTCAAGGAGGAACAGATGGAAACAAAATTGATGACAAGTCTCGAGGTGGTGCAACTACACAAATTCCAG GATGTGAGAATTCTAAGTCATCTTGTCACATGGGCTTGCTTAGGGAAACACGTATTAATAAG GGATCAAGAAGGCGAGCATTATCAATAGTAGGATCTAAAGTCAAAGAAGATAATGTTTTCAATGGTAACAAAGTACAAGATGTAGAAGTGACAGACTATGAACCACCACATCAGACACCACCGATTCACAATTGA